Proteins from one Scleropages formosus chromosome 14, fSclFor1.1, whole genome shotgun sequence genomic window:
- the pspc1 gene encoding paraspeckle component 1 isoform X3: protein MANRNFKPMNMNNNAPSPRPPSAKPKPEAAGPEQESSAEAGAPAAGPETSAEPGLGGEPMEMTLDLKSFRRPGEKTFTQRCRLFVGNLPTDLTEEDFKKMFAKYGDANEVFINRERGFGFIRLETRTLAEIAKAELDGTVLRNRPIRVRFATHGSALTVRNLHPVVSNELLEQAFSQFGPVERAVVVVDDRGRPTGKGFVEFASKPAARKALERCTEGALLLTTSPRPVIVEPMEQFEDEDGLPEKLLQKTAQYHKEREQPPRFAEPGTFEFEYSSRWKALDEMEKQQREQVDRNIREAKEKLEAEMEAARHEHQLMMMRQDLMRRQEELRRLEELRNQELQKRKQIEMRHEEERRRREEEMMRHRGQEELRRQPDGFKPNYMESMHITQPSLVVTKGLK, encoded by the exons ATGGCCAACCGAAACTTTAAGCCGATGAACATGAACAACAATGCACCGTCTCCCCGACCGCCGAGCGCCAAGCCGAAGCCTGAGGCGGCCGGGCCCGAGCAGGAGTCGAGCGCCGAGGCGGGAGCGCCGGCGGCGGGTCCGGAGACGAGCGCCGAGCCGGGGCTCGGGGGGGAGCCCATGGAGATGACCCTGGACCTGAAGAGCTTCCGCAGGCCCGGCGAGAAGACGTTCACCCAGCGCTGCCGCCTTTTCGTGGGCAACCTGCCCACGGACCTGACGGAGGAGGACTTCAAGAAGATGTTCGCCAAGTACGGCGATGCCAACGAGGTGTTCATCAACCGGGAGCGCGGCTTCGGCTTCATCCGCCTG GAAACAAGGACATTGGCAGAAATAGCAAAGGCTGAGCTAGACGGGACAGTGCTGAGGAACCGGCCCATTCGTGTCCGCTTTGCCACACATGGCTCCGCGCTGACTGTGCGCAACCTCCACCCAGTGGTGTCCAACGAACTGCTAGAGCAGGCCTTCTCCCAGTTCGGCCCTGTAGAGAGagctgtggtggtggtggatgaCCGTGGCAGGCCCACCGGTAAGGGCTTTGTGGAATTCGCTTCCAAGCCAGCTGCCCGTAAAGCCCTGGAACGATGCACAGAGGGAGCCCTCCTGCTAACCAC ATCACCCCGCCCTGTTATTGTTGAACCAATGGAGCAGTTTGAAGATGAAGATGGACTTCCTGAAAAACTTTTGCAAAAAACTGCACAGTACCACAA GGAGAGAGAGCAGCCGCCACGATTTGCAGAGCCTGGTACATTTGAGTTTGAGTACTCCTCTCGCTGGAAGGCCCTGGATGAGATGGAGAAACAGCAACGTGAGCAGGTGGACCGCAATATCCGTGAGGCAAAAGAGAAGCTGGAGGCAGAGATGGAGGCGGCACGGCATGAGCACcagctgatgatgatgagacAAG ATTTGATGCGGCGCCAGGAAGAGCTGAGACGGTTGGAAGAGCTGAGGAACCAGGAGTTGCAGAAACGGAAGCAGATAGAGATGAG ACATGAAGAGGAGAGGCGGCGTCGTGAGGAGGAGATGATGCGTCATCGTGGGCAGGAAGAGTTGAGACGCCAGCCTGATGGGTTTAAGCCCAATTACATGGAGAGC